From a single Nostoc sp. MS1 genomic region:
- a CDS encoding Nif11-like leader peptide family natural product precursor translates to MYFQIWNFFLREEQYIIWKNKINLYNKFDKVIWQKIADFFASVEQDFLLKANLGEADSIAQFIYLAIESGYDITLEELAWFLITRKQIWNLFDLAEKTPLLKEQLLSAKNPQQFVKVAADYDHYFSIDELAWLLTEIKSSPDLVSINNGVGEILTVSNYGKIEISYWIWLAEEWGIVPPFCHRIQSAVSLRQNSDNPFLPDRCFLPKSYFNQHLVCH, encoded by the coding sequence ATGTATTTCCAAATATGGAATTTCTTCTTGAGAGAAGAGCAATATATTATCTGGAAAAATAAAATAAATCTTTACAATAAATTTGATAAAGTTATATGGCAGAAAATAGCTGACTTTTTTGCTTCTGTAGAGCAAGATTTTTTATTAAAAGCTAATTTAGGAGAAGCTGACAGCATTGCTCAGTTTATTTACTTAGCCATAGAAAGTGGATATGACATCACTTTAGAAGAACTTGCTTGGTTTTTGATCACCAGAAAACAGATTTGGAATTTATTTGATTTAGCCGAGAAAACACCATTGCTGAAAGAGCAATTATTATCAGCTAAGAATCCACAACAATTTGTTAAAGTAGCGGCTGATTATGATCATTATTTTTCTATAGATGAATTAGCTTGGCTGTTAACAGAAATTAAATCTTCTCCAGATTTAGTCTCAATTAACAATGGTGTTGGAGAAATTTTAACTGTATCTAATTACGGCAAAATTGAAATCAGTTATTGGATTTGGTTAGCAGAAGAATGGGGAATTGTACCGCCATTTTGTCATAGAATCCAATCAGCAGTCTCATTGCGCCAAAACTCTGATAATCCTTTCCTACCCGATCGCTGCTTTTTACCCAAGAGCTACTTTAATCAGCATCTTGTTTGTCATTAG
- a CDS encoding AAA family ATPase, which translates to MNFREEFKLLLRARYPLIYIPTYEEERVETAIREEAANQGNRPVYTWDFVDGYQGNPNDVGFGRRNPLQALEFLEKLPASAPAVLILRDYHRFLDDVAIARKLRNLARLLKSQPKNIVLLSPRIAIPDDLTEILTVVEFPLPNAPEIKTEIERLLQATGNNLSNKVIDDLVRSCQGLSMERIRRVLARAIASHGELQPEDVDLVLEEKRQTIRQTQILDFYPATEQISDIGGLDNLKDWLLRRGGSFSDRARQYGLPHPRGLLLVGIQGTGKSLTAKAIAHHWHLPLLRLDVGRLFGGLVGESESRTRQMIQVAEALAPCILWIDEIDKAFSGLGSKGDAGTTSRVFGTFITWLAEKTSPVFVVATANNIQALPPEMLRKGRFDEIFFVGLPTQEERKAIFNVHLSRLRPHNLKNYDIDRLAYETPDFSGAEIEQTLIEAMHIGFSQNRDFTTDDILEAASQIIPLARTAVEQIQELQEWAAAGRARLASKQSPLSDTFGKLR; encoded by the coding sequence ATGAACTTTCGTGAAGAGTTTAAACTGCTGCTGAGAGCGCGTTACCCTTTAATTTACATTCCTACCTACGAGGAGGAACGGGTGGAAACGGCTATCCGCGAAGAAGCAGCTAATCAAGGTAATCGCCCTGTTTATACTTGGGATTTTGTTGACGGCTACCAAGGCAACCCTAATGATGTAGGATTTGGGCGGCGAAATCCCCTGCAAGCTTTGGAATTTTTAGAAAAATTACCAGCCTCAGCGCCAGCCGTCTTAATTTTGCGTGACTATCATCGCTTTTTGGATGATGTGGCGATCGCGCGTAAACTTCGCAACCTAGCCAGACTCCTCAAGTCGCAACCAAAAAATATCGTCTTACTATCGCCGCGTATCGCTATACCTGACGATTTAACGGAAATCTTAACAGTTGTGGAGTTTCCCTTACCTAACGCCCCAGAAATCAAAACAGAGATTGAACGTTTACTCCAAGCTACAGGTAATAATCTTTCTAACAAAGTCATAGATGACTTAGTGCGTTCTTGCCAAGGGCTATCTATGGAAAGGATTCGGCGGGTTTTAGCCAGAGCGATCGCATCTCATGGCGAATTGCAGCCAGAAGATGTAGATTTAGTTTTGGAGGAAAAACGCCAAACTATCCGCCAAACCCAAATCCTCGACTTTTACCCAGCCACAGAGCAGATTTCTGACATTGGTGGACTAGATAACCTCAAAGATTGGCTATTGCGTCGGGGTGGTTCTTTTAGCGATCGCGCCCGTCAATATGGCTTACCCCATCCACGGGGGTTATTATTAGTAGGGATTCAAGGTACTGGTAAATCCTTAACAGCAAAAGCGATCGCTCATCATTGGCATTTACCCCTACTACGCTTAGATGTCGGGCGATTATTTGGCGGTTTGGTGGGGGAATCAGAATCGCGTACCCGGCAAATGATTCAAGTAGCAGAAGCCCTCGCACCTTGTATTTTGTGGATTGATGAAATTGATAAAGCCTTTTCGGGACTGGGTAGTAAAGGTGATGCGGGAACTACCAGCCGCGTATTTGGTACATTTATTACTTGGTTAGCAGAAAAAACTTCCCCAGTGTTTGTTGTCGCCACCGCTAATAACATCCAAGCCTTACCACCAGAAATGTTGCGTAAAGGGCGGTTTGATGAAATTTTCTTTGTTGGTTTACCAACGCAAGAAGAAAGAAAAGCCATCTTTAACGTCCATTTATCCCGACTGCGCCCCCACAATTTGAAAAATTATGACATTGATCGGTTAGCATACGAAACACCAGATTTTTCTGGCGCAGAAATTGAGCAAACATTAATTGAAGCCATGCACATTGGCTTCAGTCAAAACCGTGATTTCACAACCGATGATATCTTAGAAGCCGCTAGCCAGATTATCCCCTTAGCACGCACAGCTGTAGAACAAATTCAGGAACTACAAGAATGGGCAGCAGCAGGGAGAGCGCGTCTAGCCTCAAAACAGAGTCCTTTAAGTGACACCTTCGGTAAACTACGCTAA
- a CDS encoding SH3 domain-containing protein translates to MFSALLKFILGILLAIAVLLGGGVAVGLYFFNRTSMPPSKPMFANDNPLPKDSDSKQKKTEATPTAEATPEASATPTPTEKAEELPKGAYRGKITWPQGVSLRSQPNQDSERVGGAGLNEKIIVLEESPDKVWKKVRVESSKIEGWTKVGNLEKVEQ, encoded by the coding sequence ATGTTTTCCGCCTTGCTTAAATTTATATTAGGAATATTATTAGCGATCGCAGTTTTATTAGGTGGCGGCGTTGCTGTGGGGTTGTACTTTTTCAACAGAACCTCCATGCCCCCTAGCAAGCCTATGTTCGCTAACGATAATCCCTTGCCCAAAGACTCAGATAGCAAACAAAAAAAGACAGAAGCTACTCCTACAGCTGAAGCTACACCGGAAGCTTCAGCTACGCCCACTCCCACCGAGAAAGCAGAAGAATTACCAAAAGGTGCTTATCGCGGAAAAATTACTTGGCCTCAAGGCGTAAGCTTGCGCTCTCAACCAAATCAAGACTCTGAACGTGTAGGTGGGGCTGGTTTGAACGAAAAAATTATTGTCTTAGAAGAAAGCCCGGATAAAGTTTGGAAAAAAGTGCGTGTTGAAAGTAGTAAAATAGAAGGTTGGACAAAAGTAGGTAATCTTGAAAAAGTGGAACAATAA
- a CDS encoding peptidoglycan-binding domain-containing protein has translation MDTLSYSHLASMYEASEDIDFIPIKVNLRFWQWQKLSSSAAIRLLSVALTISILGIAGEALALQQVGTKGPEVANTQRCLKRLGFFNGPVNGNFASITRSAVIGFQRANRLTADGVVGVGTQRALQRACRTAATPSTNTSGELRLDSRGAAVSQLQKNLRQLGYFNSPITGYFGTETQQAVIRFQRANRIQALGIVGKQTAQAIRNAIYGEGGEYQVLSEGSTGPDVIRLQQRLRQLGYFNANPTGSFGGITKDAVMAFQRNAGLPITGVVNIATWNALDGVSTPSRPSLSTQQIRDLQQRLRDLGYFNGNPTGTVGAMTRDAIVRFQRNYGLTADGIADTQILQVVTQVWEGRYANQPTRDYLTVGDRGNNVRAVQQRLSELGFFNGSPDGYFDDWTRTSVVAFQQYYQLNPTGNVDWQTWNALTIP, from the coding sequence ATGGACACCCTCAGTTATTCTCATCTTGCTTCAATGTATGAAGCATCTGAAGATATAGATTTTATACCTATAAAAGTTAATCTGAGATTTTGGCAATGGCAGAAGCTGTCTAGTAGTGCAGCCATCAGACTCTTATCTGTAGCACTGACTATAAGTATTTTGGGCATAGCTGGAGAAGCTTTAGCCTTGCAACAAGTAGGCACTAAAGGCCCAGAAGTTGCCAATACTCAGAGATGTTTAAAACGATTAGGCTTTTTTAATGGCCCCGTCAACGGCAACTTTGCTAGTATCACTCGTAGCGCCGTAATTGGGTTTCAGCGTGCTAATAGGCTTACGGCTGATGGTGTTGTTGGTGTAGGTACACAAAGAGCTTTACAAAGAGCTTGCCGTACTGCTGCAACACCATCAACCAATACTAGCGGTGAATTGCGCTTGGATAGTAGAGGTGCAGCAGTTTCTCAACTACAAAAGAATTTACGGCAGTTAGGTTATTTTAACAGCCCAATCACTGGCTACTTTGGTACAGAAACTCAGCAAGCAGTCATCAGATTTCAACGTGCTAATCGTATACAGGCTCTTGGTATTGTGGGGAAACAAACTGCACAAGCCATCAGAAATGCTATCTATGGTGAAGGTGGGGAATATCAAGTACTTTCTGAAGGTAGCACAGGCCCGGATGTCATTAGATTGCAACAGCGTCTACGCCAGTTGGGTTATTTCAATGCTAATCCGACAGGGAGCTTTGGCGGTATTACCAAAGATGCCGTCATGGCGTTTCAACGCAATGCTGGTTTACCAATTACTGGAGTTGTGAATATTGCCACATGGAATGCTTTAGATGGTGTTTCTACTCCTAGTAGACCTAGTTTATCAACTCAACAGATTAGAGATTTACAGCAACGGCTACGGGATTTAGGTTATTTTAACGGCAATCCTACAGGCACTGTCGGCGCAATGACCAGAGATGCCATTGTCCGCTTTCAGCGTAACTATGGACTAACAGCCGATGGTATTGCTGATACTCAAATCCTACAGGTAGTAACCCAAGTTTGGGAAGGTAGATATGCTAATCAGCCAACTAGAGATTATCTCACTGTAGGCGATCGCGGTAACAATGTTAGAGCCGTACAACAGCGTTTGTCAGAACTAGGATTTTTTAACGGCAGTCCCGACGGTTATTTTGATGACTGGACTAGAACATCTGTAGTCGCATTCCAACAGTACTATCAACTCAATCCCACAGGCAATGTAGACTGGCAAACTTGGAATGCACTAACAATACCTTAG
- a CDS encoding transposase, producing MPDILSLLQCLLPQINATTMRQLNQIILAMLAMSGRVTMLGISRWTGSGGSYRTMLRFFHTVIPWATLFWLFFHKHLFRPNEIYLLAGDEVVISKSGKQTYGLDRFFSSLAGKPISGLSFFTLSLVSVEQRHSFPIQIEQVIKSDIEKSSSSPTKEIKPQEKRGRGRPKGSKNKNKTQVVLTSELLRIQKMIKSLFKLLAKFIPLTYLVLDGHFGNNNALQMARQVNLHIISKLRSDSALYIPYQHPDPNSRSRRKYGDKIDYNNIPKKYLCQSTVDDDIQTDVYQVTLLHKEFAQSLNVVILVKTNLKTHARSHVILFSSDLKLSSEKIIDYYKLRFQIEFNFRDAKQFWGLEDFMNLSQTAVTNAANLAFFMVNLSHHLLADFRLLNPDSGILDLKAHYRGFRYVREILKMLPEIPEPILLTQIFAKLTSLGRIHNVSTGVEPS from the coding sequence ATGCCCGATATCTTATCACTCCTGCAATGCCTCCTGCCGCAGATAAACGCTACGACGATGCGGCAATTGAACCAGATAATCCTGGCCATGTTAGCAATGAGTGGCCGAGTGACGATGTTGGGAATTTCTCGTTGGACAGGTAGTGGTGGCAGTTATCGAACGATGTTGAGATTCTTTCATACGGTAATACCTTGGGCGACATTGTTTTGGTTATTCTTTCACAAGCATTTATTTCGTCCGAATGAGATATATTTGCTAGCGGGAGATGAAGTTGTGATAAGTAAATCAGGAAAACAAACTTATGGACTGGATAGATTTTTTTCTAGCCTGGCTGGTAAACCCATATCAGGGCTATCTTTTTTTACATTATCATTAGTCAGTGTTGAGCAAAGGCACTCGTTTCCGATTCAGATAGAACAGGTGATAAAGAGCGATATAGAAAAAAGTAGCTCGTCACCAACCAAAGAAATAAAACCGCAAGAAAAACGTGGGCGTGGGCGACCAAAGGGAAGTAAAAACAAGAATAAAACCCAGGTAGTTCTCACATCTGAATTACTCAGAATTCAGAAGATGATTAAGTCGCTATTTAAGTTATTAGCTAAATTTATTCCCCTTACTTACTTAGTATTGGATGGACACTTTGGGAATAATAATGCCTTGCAGATGGCTCGTCAAGTTAACTTGCATATAATTTCTAAGCTTCGCTCTGATTCAGCATTATATATACCTTATCAACACCCTGACCCCAATAGTCGCTCTCGTCGTAAATACGGAGACAAAATTGACTACAACAACATACCTAAGAAGTATTTATGTCAAAGTACCGTTGATGATGATATCCAAACTGACGTTTATCAAGTTACATTACTTCACAAAGAATTTGCCCAATCTCTAAATGTAGTTATTCTCGTCAAAACCAATCTTAAAACTCATGCTCGTAGTCATGTAATTCTATTTTCTAGTGATCTAAAATTGTCATCTGAAAAAATAATTGACTACTACAAGCTACGCTTTCAGATCGAATTCAATTTTCGAGATGCCAAGCAATTTTGGGGATTGGAAGATTTTATGAACTTAAGTCAAACTGCTGTAACTAATGCTGCTAATCTAGCATTCTTTATGGTCAACTTATCCCATCATCTTCTCGCGGATTTTCGTCTCCTTAATCCCGACTCCGGCATCCTTGACCTTAAGGCTCACTATCGTGGTTTTCGATATGTCCGTGAAATTTTAAAAATGCTTCCCGAAATACCTGAGCCTATTTTATTAACTCAGATTTTTGCCAAACTTACTTCTTTGGGACGTATTCATAACGTTTCTACAGGCGTTGAACCCTCGTAA
- a CDS encoding phytoene desaturase family protein has product MTDIIVIGSGIGGLSCAAVLARYGFDVTVCESHNIAGGAAHSFERQGFKFDSGPSLYSGLSYSPSVNPLRQVLDIIGVDLPCVTYDTWGCRLPEGDFNTSVGAEQFCEVLARLRGGDAVAEWRKLQRVMTPLAQAAIALPPAALRWDLGAALTVGKFAPSLAKHAANFIKLTGPFSRIMDDVVRDPFINNWLNLLCFLLSGLPAADTNAAEVAFMFADWYKPGVVLDYPVGGSGALVDALVQGLEKHGGKLLLNSHVEQILVEGNRAVGIRLRDGREIRSRKAVVSNASVWDTLKLLPQGALPEKFRNQRQATPECDSFMHLHLGIDAQGLSANLACHYIVVNDWELGITAPQNVVLVSIPSILDPSLAPEGKHVIHVYTPGNEPYKIWQGLDRKSQEYDQLKRSRAEVMWHALERIIPDIRNRCEITLVGTPLTHERYLRRHRGSYGPAISAASGLFPSHTTPLNGLMCCGDSTFPGIGLPAVAASGIIVANTLAPVSQHLAMLAEI; this is encoded by the coding sequence ATGACCGACATAATTGTAATTGGTAGCGGTATTGGGGGTTTGAGTTGTGCTGCTGTGTTGGCGCGTTATGGTTTTGATGTGACTGTTTGTGAAAGTCATAACATCGCTGGTGGCGCAGCACACAGTTTTGAGCGTCAAGGATTTAAGTTTGATTCAGGGCCTTCATTATACTCTGGGTTGTCTTATAGTCCTTCGGTTAACCCTCTACGACAAGTGCTAGATATAATTGGGGTTGATTTGCCATGTGTCACCTATGATACTTGGGGCTGTCGCTTACCAGAGGGTGATTTTAATACATCTGTTGGTGCAGAACAGTTTTGTGAAGTGTTGGCGAGGTTACGGGGTGGTGATGCTGTAGCTGAGTGGCGAAAGTTACAACGGGTGATGACACCATTAGCCCAAGCAGCGATCGCACTTCCTCCAGCTGCGTTACGCTGGGATTTAGGCGCGGCTTTAACTGTTGGCAAATTTGCCCCATCTCTAGCTAAACACGCTGCCAATTTTATTAAGTTGACGGGGCCTTTCTCTCGCATCATGGATGATGTTGTCCGTGACCCGTTTATTAATAATTGGCTGAACTTATTGTGCTTCCTTCTCTCAGGACTGCCTGCTGCTGATACTAACGCCGCAGAAGTGGCTTTTATGTTTGCCGATTGGTACAAGCCAGGGGTAGTTCTGGATTATCCTGTGGGTGGTAGTGGTGCTTTAGTCGATGCCCTTGTACAAGGGTTAGAAAAACATGGCGGGAAATTGCTTTTAAATAGTCATGTTGAGCAAATCTTAGTAGAAGGGAACAGGGCGGTTGGTATCAGGTTACGTGATGGGCGAGAAATTCGCTCTCGGAAGGCGGTTGTGTCTAATGCTTCGGTGTGGGATACGCTGAAGTTACTGCCTCAAGGTGCGTTACCAGAAAAATTTCGTAATCAACGCCAAGCAACGCCGGAATGTGACAGCTTTATGCACCTACACTTAGGTATTGATGCCCAAGGTTTATCCGCAAACTTGGCTTGTCATTATATTGTGGTGAATGATTGGGAATTGGGTATTACTGCACCGCAAAATGTCGTATTGGTATCCATTCCCTCAATTCTTGACCCATCACTTGCACCAGAAGGTAAGCATGTAATTCATGTATATACCCCTGGTAATGAACCTTATAAGATTTGGCAGGGGTTGGATAGGAAAAGTCAGGAATATGACCAATTAAAGCGATCGCGTGCCGAAGTCATGTGGCACGCTTTAGAAAGAATCATCCCCGACATCCGCAACCGTTGCGAAATCACTTTAGTTGGGACACCCCTTACCCACGAACGTTATTTACGCCGCCATCGTGGTTCCTACGGCCCAGCAATTTCCGCCGCCTCTGGTTTATTTCCATCTCACACCACACCCTTAAACGGGTTGATGTGCTGTGGTGATTCCACATTCCCCGGCATTGGTTTACCAGCCGTAGCCGCTAGTGGGATAATTGTTGCCAATACCTTAGCTCCAGTCAGTCAGCATTTGGCAATGTTGGCAGAAATATAG
- a CDS encoding TetR/AcrR family transcriptional regulator, translating into MCPAPAKTSYSEIILTAQHLLETQGLENLSMHMVAASLGVRAPSLYKHVENKSQLVKAVLEAMLVELGQALADAAQRHNLKDDLQAMMNAYRAFAHQHSTLYPLLYSRLSSEMQPDTKVSATAVAPLLQTIEQWVNQEQSLSAARIVVAFTHGFVHMELAGAFRLGGNVEEAFELGIESLIEFLHKFHSDKT; encoded by the coding sequence ATGTGTCCTGCTCCTGCCAAAACATCTTATTCAGAAATTATCCTTACCGCTCAACACTTGTTAGAAACTCAAGGACTAGAAAACCTGTCCATGCACATGGTAGCGGCTTCTTTAGGCGTTCGCGCGCCATCATTGTATAAGCACGTCGAAAATAAATCACAGCTTGTCAAGGCTGTTCTAGAAGCGATGCTCGTTGAGCTAGGGCAAGCCTTAGCCGATGCAGCACAAAGACACAATCTCAAAGATGATTTACAAGCAATGATGAATGCTTACCGTGCTTTTGCACATCAGCATTCAACGCTCTACCCATTACTTTATTCTCGTCTTTCCTCAGAGATGCAGCCGGATACTAAGGTGAGTGCAACTGCTGTGGCTCCTTTACTACAGACGATCGAGCAGTGGGTGAACCAAGAGCAGTCGCTCAGTGCTGCTCGAATTGTCGTTGCATTTACGCACGGCTTTGTCCACATGGAACTGGCAGGAGCATTCCGCTTGGGAGGCAATGTTGAGGAAGCATTTGAACTAGGTATTGAAAGTTTGATTGAATTTCTTCACAAATTCCATAGCGATAAGACTTAG
- a CDS encoding alpha/beta fold hydrolase, producing MIANFQFKTTTVNGEQLAYEVGGSGSPIVCFPGMGDLRQEYDRLAPVLVEAGFRVIVADLRGHGDSSVGWDKYDVVTLASDIERVLDAEKIEKALLIGCSISGASTAYFAAQHPERVAGLVGLSPIRRVPFTGFKGMLMPLILQVMLMQPWGISAWGWYYRSLYPCTPPNDLDAYVARLEAKLREPGRFHAFKSMAFTGRNPAHLTTIQLPVLDFLGTADPDYDDPQAEADWLKSMMPQDEVRLLEGLGHYPHREQPERLLPHLLDFAHQTLQSNSPPAKD from the coding sequence ATGATTGCAAATTTTCAATTCAAAACAACTACCGTCAATGGAGAGCAGTTAGCTTATGAGGTTGGTGGGAGTGGATCACCAATCGTATGCTTCCCAGGCATGGGTGACTTGCGCCAGGAATATGATCGCCTTGCCCCTGTGCTTGTGGAAGCAGGCTTTCGAGTCATTGTTGCTGATTTGCGCGGTCACGGCGATTCTTCTGTAGGGTGGGATAAGTATGATGTTGTGACTTTGGCGAGTGACATTGAACGAGTGCTGGATGCTGAGAAAATTGAGAAAGCTTTATTAATTGGCTGTTCGATTTCCGGTGCTAGCACTGCCTACTTTGCGGCACAGCACCCAGAACGAGTGGCAGGATTAGTCGGATTGAGTCCGATCCGCCGGGTTCCATTTACAGGGTTCAAAGGGATGTTGATGCCTTTGATTCTCCAAGTGATGCTCATGCAACCTTGGGGAATCTCAGCCTGGGGCTGGTACTACCGTTCGCTGTATCCCTGCACACCCCCCAATGATCTCGATGCTTATGTGGCTAGACTGGAAGCTAAACTGAGAGAACCTGGCCGTTTTCATGCTTTCAAGTCAATGGCATTTACAGGACGCAATCCGGCTCATCTCACCACCATCCAACTTCCTGTTCTCGATTTTCTGGGTACGGCTGATCCAGATTATGATGATCCACAAGCTGAGGCAGATTGGCTCAAATCGATGATGCCACAAGATGAAGTACGCCTACTCGAAGGTCTTGGGCATTACCCACATCGGGAACAGCCAGAGCGTCTTTTGCCTCATCTGCTTGACTTTGCTCATCAGACGCTACAGTCAAATTCACCTCCTGCCAAAGATTAA